In a genomic window of Hyphomonas sp.:
- a CDS encoding metal-sensitive transcriptional regulator, with translation MKTETKDAAIRRLARIEGQVRGISKMVAEDRYCIDVIRQVQAVKAALVGLETVVLNDHINTCVDQALTSSSVEDRREKVEELVAVLGGRKK, from the coding sequence ATGAAAACGGAGACGAAGGACGCCGCGATAAGAAGACTGGCCCGGATCGAGGGCCAAGTGCGCGGCATATCAAAGATGGTAGCCGAAGACCGGTACTGCATTGATGTGATCCGCCAAGTTCAGGCGGTCAAAGCCGCTCTGGTTGGCCTGGAAACGGTAGTTCTCAACGATCACATCAACACATGCGTCGATCAGGCCCTTACCTCAAGCAGCGTCGAGGATCGCCGCGAAAAAGTTGAAGAGCTGGTCGCTGTACTTGGAGGCCGCAAGAAATGA
- a CDS encoding efflux RND transporter periplasmic adaptor subunit, translating to MRHVYLFIAITLGGLALGGCGAPTARQTAIPEAAVEEQQYTCPMHPHYISTDPNGTCPICGMDLVPADKQESSASGERETLYYKHPMGKPDTSPVPKKDSMGMDYIPVYAGEAGAGVTVSPEMIQTMGIRTAPAQVRDFSRVLRAFGTVEANERLEYATVSRLEGWIDNLAVNAEGDSVRPGSLLYRVYSPDLIAAQKDYLNSIDIGNETRISAVRQRLQSLGMQEAAIRQLKESGKVIERVPVYAEAGGTVADLQVRDGDYVKPGTPILRLQSYSGVWIIASIPESDLPLVDTGVPVRLSFPSAPEAPDEGRIDYIYPTIDPKTRTADVRIEVDNASGYLRPGAYADIRLNVGGQPRLSVPSEAILVGSEGARVIIAEGDGRFSGRAVKAGVSSNGRTEILEGLQRGEMVVASGQFLLDSEANLREGLSKLEAPADTLTDPDAPLSEIPVNAQTLAEIDHFTDMALYFHEALTDGYEIDPLFVEPAIGLAAKLRPQYANTRLEPIIDSSEDALQSAQEADDTEELRIALSRLMQALRPWLLEGAPSHYRDAGLSLYRDEASGHYWLEQGNSPSNPYGGETAELINWPDPMAAMSMNSESDNSADAQKPQGRDR from the coding sequence ATGAGACATGTTTATCTGTTCATCGCCATCACACTTGGCGGCCTTGCACTCGGCGGATGCGGTGCCCCCACCGCGCGCCAGACGGCCATCCCCGAAGCGGCAGTCGAGGAGCAGCAATACACTTGCCCGATGCATCCTCACTACATCTCTACAGATCCGAATGGCACTTGCCCGATCTGCGGGATGGACCTTGTACCAGCCGATAAACAGGAAAGTAGTGCCAGCGGCGAGCGCGAAACCCTCTACTACAAGCATCCGATGGGTAAGCCGGATACCTCGCCCGTTCCGAAGAAAGATTCCATGGGTATGGATTACATCCCCGTTTACGCCGGCGAGGCTGGAGCCGGCGTCACGGTGTCACCCGAAATGATCCAGACCATGGGCATCCGGACAGCGCCCGCACAGGTTCGCGATTTCAGCCGCGTGCTGAGAGCCTTTGGAACGGTCGAGGCCAATGAGCGACTGGAATACGCGACGGTCTCAAGACTAGAAGGCTGGATCGATAATCTGGCGGTCAATGCCGAAGGTGACTCGGTCAGGCCGGGTAGCCTGCTGTATCGGGTCTACAGCCCTGACCTCATTGCAGCGCAAAAGGACTATCTGAACTCAATCGACATCGGGAACGAGACGCGTATTTCAGCGGTCCGCCAACGCCTGCAGTCGCTTGGCATGCAGGAGGCTGCCATCAGGCAGCTGAAAGAGTCCGGAAAGGTAATTGAACGCGTGCCTGTCTATGCAGAGGCGGGCGGTACGGTGGCCGACCTTCAGGTGCGCGATGGCGACTACGTCAAACCGGGCACACCCATCCTCCGCCTGCAGTCCTATTCGGGCGTCTGGATCATTGCATCCATACCGGAAAGCGACCTTCCATTGGTGGACACTGGTGTTCCAGTCCGTCTTAGTTTTCCCAGTGCGCCGGAAGCGCCTGACGAGGGCCGGATAGATTATATTTATCCGACGATAGACCCGAAGACGCGAACAGCTGATGTCCGGATAGAAGTCGACAATGCCTCAGGCTATCTGCGCCCTGGCGCGTATGCCGATATTAGGCTCAATGTCGGAGGCCAGCCACGCCTGTCTGTCCCCAGCGAAGCCATACTCGTTGGAAGCGAAGGCGCCCGCGTCATCATTGCGGAGGGCGATGGCAGGTTCTCTGGACGCGCTGTAAAAGCCGGCGTTTCCTCCAATGGCCGCACAGAGATCCTCGAAGGTCTTCAGCGCGGCGAAATGGTGGTTGCAAGCGGACAGTTCCTGCTCGATAGCGAAGCCAATCTGAGGGAAGGCCTGTCCAAGCTTGAAGCTCCGGCGGACACACTGACAGACCCGGATGCGCCGCTTTCCGAAATTCCGGTCAATGCGCAAACCCTCGCCGAAATCGACCATTTCACGGACATGGCGCTCTACTTCCATGAAGCACTGACCGACGGCTATGAAATTGATCCCCTCTTCGTAGAGCCGGCGATCGGTCTCGCCGCGAAGTTGAGGCCGCAATATGCGAATACCAGGCTGGAGCCAATTATCGATAGCTCCGAGGATGCGCTACAGAGTGCCCAGGAGGCAGACGACACCGAAGAGCTTCGTATCGCACTCTCCCGCCTCATGCAGGCGCTACGTCCCTGGCTGCTGGAGGGGGCACCAAGCCATTACCGGGATGCCGGGCTGTCGCTCTACCGGGATGAAGCCAGCGGCCATTATTGGCTGGAGCAAGGCAACTCGCCCAGCAATCCTTACGGCGGTGAAACGGCGGAACTGATCAATTGGCCAGACCCGATGGCGGCCATGTCGATGAATTCTGAAAGCGACAATTCTGCCGACGCGCAGAAGCCGCAGGGCCGGGACCGCTGA
- a CDS encoding TolC family protein, with amino-acid sequence MPTTIRILQAAALVAITLLPAAHAQSFDELEIRLADHPTLSALGYDAEASRERARAATALPDPVVSIGINNFPIYDPSFTSYLPTNKAIGVRQQFPSLAGREARAGEARAISLQTDAARDARFAILRAELIALLAEKQRIESQRILADARDAKYDELTGVVEAEIDAGRPAVYRLAEIEGERAEVSRTLVDLERQDAEIDAQLMDLVGLVPNTPIPPLQMKEWSGAALDFYAVRVADAAVRVTEFGIDEARSEWKPEWGAQLTYQQRDAGQTFAGDDWVSGTITFTVPLWAKQKQEPRLRAARAERAGAEQRYQAAARSAFARYTSLAAAIKSSETSLDILEREIGAVEDEIDAQLNIYESGVGGYAPIIDGEIAVLKLRAQIETEKALKAASIARLNALLVTS; translated from the coding sequence ATGCCTACCACAATCAGAATTTTGCAAGCTGCAGCGCTTGTAGCCATCACGCTTCTGCCAGCGGCCCACGCCCAGAGCTTCGACGAGCTCGAAATCCGTCTCGCAGACCATCCAACTCTGTCAGCTCTTGGATATGACGCCGAAGCGAGCCGGGAACGCGCCCGCGCTGCAACGGCCCTGCCCGATCCTGTTGTCTCCATCGGGATCAACAATTTCCCCATCTATGATCCGTCCTTCACAAGCTATCTGCCGACCAACAAAGCGATTGGTGTCCGCCAGCAATTTCCTAGCCTCGCTGGTCGCGAAGCCCGCGCCGGCGAAGCGCGCGCCATATCCTTGCAGACAGATGCCGCCCGCGACGCCCGGTTCGCAATATTGCGGGCTGAACTCATCGCACTTCTGGCAGAGAAGCAGCGTATCGAGTCGCAACGCATTCTGGCCGACGCCCGCGACGCCAAATATGACGAGCTGACCGGGGTCGTCGAGGCTGAAATCGATGCAGGCCGCCCCGCGGTCTATCGTTTGGCCGAAATCGAAGGCGAGCGCGCCGAAGTTTCAAGAACGCTCGTCGATCTCGAACGGCAGGATGCAGAAATCGATGCCCAGCTTATGGATCTTGTTGGGCTTGTGCCAAATACGCCCATCCCGCCGCTTCAAATGAAGGAATGGTCAGGCGCGGCACTCGATTTCTATGCAGTGCGCGTCGCTGATGCTGCTGTCAGGGTGACTGAGTTCGGCATCGATGAAGCGAGGTCGGAATGGAAACCAGAATGGGGCGCGCAACTCACTTATCAGCAGCGCGATGCCGGCCAGACCTTTGCGGGCGATGACTGGGTGTCCGGCACAATTACTTTTACAGTCCCGCTCTGGGCAAAACAGAAGCAGGAGCCGCGCCTTCGCGCAGCCCGAGCCGAGAGGGCTGGTGCCGAACAACGCTACCAGGCCGCTGCTCGAAGTGCCTTCGCCCGCTACACATCCTTGGCAGCAGCGATCAAATCCTCCGAGACCAGTCTCGACATTCTTGAGAGAGAGATTGGTGCCGTCGAAGACGAGATCGATGCACAGCTCAATATCTATGAATCAGGCGTCGGCGGATATGCGCCCATCATTGATGGCGAGATCGCCGTTCTCAAACTCCGCGCTCAGATCGAAACCGAAAAAGCCCTCAAGGCTGCCTCGATCGCGCGCCTCAACGCGCTTCTGGTGACCTCATGA
- a CDS encoding DUF305 domain-containing protein: MDMKTSYWRFAAMIATSTAVMLGLMYLNTYAWEHVRWSETRFYMAFIMGAAMAVVMLSFMLGMYKNSRINLGIYAGAAIVFVLALWLVRSQATVEDRSYMKAMIPHHSIAIMTSERAGIDDVRVRELADEIITAQRREIKEMEWLISDIAANGLAATESAAEARPVPPFEGTLNPDEAAGASVAED; this comes from the coding sequence ATGGACATGAAGACCAGCTACTGGCGCTTTGCCGCCATGATCGCGACATCGACGGCCGTAATGCTCGGCCTGATGTATCTCAACACCTATGCGTGGGAGCATGTTCGCTGGAGCGAGACCCGCTTCTACATGGCCTTCATCATGGGCGCAGCGATGGCCGTGGTGATGCTGAGCTTTATGCTGGGGATGTATAAGAACAGCCGCATCAATCTCGGCATCTATGCCGGCGCGGCGATCGTCTTCGTGCTGGCCCTCTGGCTGGTGCGCAGCCAGGCCACGGTGGAAGACCGGTCCTACATGAAAGCGATGATCCCGCACCACTCCATTGCCATCATGACAAGTGAACGCGCCGGCATCGACGATGTGCGGGTGCGCGAACTTGCTGATGAGATCATCACGGCCCAGCGCCGGGAGATCAAGGAAATGGAATGGCTGATCTCCGACATCGCGGCGAACGGCTTGGCAGCTACGGAAAGCGCTGCTGAGGCCCGCCCGGTTCCACCTTTCGAAGGTACCCTCAACCCTGATGAAGCTGCTGGCGCGTCGGTCGCTGAGGACTAG
- a CDS encoding rhodanese-like domain-containing protein, which translates to MRLEKIKTEGLAHLSYFLSADGEAAVIDPRRDIDLYLDLAREEGAVIRHVFETHRNEDLLSGAPVLKEETGAQVWHGPNPEKPVQYAAETREGDTFEIGGALLKVLETPGHTDDSLSYVLYDRSFEDGPVGVFTGDALFIGDVGRTDFYPDRKREVAGLLYDSLKKLTGLGEQCLVYPAHGAGSVCGSGMADREFSSIGHEKRNNPRLQIEDREAFIDAKVAENHYIPPYFRRMEEGNIEGTEAAPPAPMPASPAQLLDPGDAVCLDVRGIFDFAGGHRTGALCIPHDMLAAFAGWLLPADKPVLLVTRDEDQAIEAATTLQRIGFDNVSGFVGGAMPLAVKNGPLEVLDFVDTETVAARVDNPPAGWTLLDVRSLDEYESGHIKNSMHAYAGKLPGAANDLDPDKPVTVMCGSGARATIAASQLMRSGFSRVDVYIGSMKAWTEANMHTIH; encoded by the coding sequence ATGCGACTCGAAAAGATCAAGACAGAAGGTCTTGCCCACCTCTCCTACTTCCTGAGCGCCGATGGTGAAGCGGCCGTCATCGACCCCCGCCGTGACATCGACCTCTATCTGGACCTCGCCCGCGAGGAAGGCGCCGTCATCAGGCACGTCTTCGAAACCCACCGCAATGAGGATCTTCTCTCAGGCGCCCCTGTCCTGAAGGAGGAGACCGGCGCGCAGGTCTGGCATGGGCCGAACCCGGAGAAACCGGTCCAGTATGCAGCCGAGACAAGAGAAGGCGACACGTTCGAGATCGGCGGTGCCCTCCTGAAGGTGCTGGAAACGCCCGGCCATACCGACGACAGCCTGTCCTATGTTCTCTACGACAGGAGCTTCGAGGACGGGCCTGTGGGCGTATTCACGGGCGATGCCCTGTTCATCGGTGATGTCGGCCGGACCGACTTCTATCCCGATCGCAAACGCGAAGTCGCCGGCCTTCTCTATGACAGCCTGAAAAAGCTGACGGGACTTGGCGAGCAGTGCCTGGTCTATCCCGCACACGGGGCCGGGTCGGTCTGCGGCTCTGGCATGGCCGACCGGGAGTTCTCATCCATCGGGCACGAAAAGCGCAACAATCCGCGCCTGCAGATCGAAGACCGCGAGGCCTTCATCGACGCCAAGGTGGCCGAGAACCATTATATTCCGCCGTATTTCCGGCGCATGGAAGAAGGCAACATTGAAGGCACCGAAGCCGCTCCGCCTGCGCCCATGCCGGCTTCCCCCGCCCAGCTGCTCGACCCGGGCGATGCGGTCTGCCTTGATGTTCGCGGCATTTTCGATTTTGCCGGCGGTCACCGCACGGGCGCCCTCTGTATCCCGCACGACATGCTGGCCGCGTTTGCCGGCTGGCTGCTGCCCGCTGACAAGCCGGTGCTGCTGGTCACCCGCGATGAAGACCAGGCCATCGAGGCGGCCACGACGCTTCAGAGGATCGGCTTCGACAATGTGAGCGGATTTGTCGGCGGGGCCATGCCACTGGCGGTCAAGAACGGCCCGCTCGAGGTACTCGACTTCGTCGATACGGAAACGGTCGCCGCACGCGTGGACAATCCGCCGGCTGGCTGGACCCTGCTCGATGTCCGGTCCCTCGATGAGTATGAAAGCGGCCACATCAAGAACAGCATGCACGCCTATGCCGGCAAGCTGCCCGGCGCCGCCAATGACCTCGACCCGGACAAGCCGGTTACAGTCATGTGCGGCAGTGGCGCCCGCGCCACAATTGCTGCCTCGCAGCTCATGCGGAGCGGCTTTTCCCGAGTCGATGTCTATATCGGATCAATGAAAGCGTGGACTGAGGCTAATATGCACACCATCCACTGA
- a CDS encoding APC family permease encodes MRSGQYRKGSLTLAGTVAMGTGVMIGAGIFALTGQVAEFAGDLFPLAFLLAAIISGFSAYSYIKVSNKYPNAGGIAMILERAYGPSTVTGGAALLMAFSMIINESLVARTFGTYTLQLFGIEGGVLVPLLAIGLIVIAFGINIADNEFISSVSKVTAVLKIGGILAFALVALWAGGFAFRPVTDGFANTTSGGGFFAGVAIAILAYKGFTTITNSGDEVKQPEKNVGRAIMISLAICTVIYLLVCYAVGSTLTVPEIVAAKDYSLAEAARPALGDYGLWFTVAIAIIATASGLLASLFAVSRMLAMLTDMHLIPHRHFGMPGTIQKHTLVYTVVAAGLLAAFFDLSRIASLGAIFYLVMDMIIHWGVFRQLRQDVGAAPAILLCAILLDALALSAFLILKWQADPSIIIIALTGMLAIFAFERFFLQRMRETAGGHHSGRG; translated from the coding sequence ATGAGGTCCGGTCAGTACCGCAAGGGGTCACTCACCCTCGCCGGGACAGTCGCGATGGGGACCGGCGTCATGATTGGCGCCGGTATCTTCGCGCTCACCGGTCAGGTGGCGGAGTTCGCGGGTGACCTGTTTCCGCTCGCTTTCCTGCTCGCTGCCATCATCAGCGGGTTCAGCGCCTATTCCTATATCAAGGTCTCGAACAAGTATCCGAACGCCGGCGGCATCGCGATGATCCTGGAGCGCGCCTATGGCCCATCGACGGTGACGGGCGGAGCGGCGCTGCTCATGGCGTTCTCGATGATCATCAATGAGAGCCTGGTGGCGCGCACTTTCGGCACCTACACGCTGCAGCTCTTCGGAATTGAGGGCGGCGTCCTCGTGCCGCTGCTTGCCATCGGGCTGATCGTCATCGCCTTCGGTATCAACATTGCAGACAATGAGTTTATCAGTAGCGTCTCCAAGGTCACCGCCGTCCTGAAGATCGGGGGCATCCTCGCCTTTGCGCTGGTTGCCTTGTGGGCAGGCGGGTTCGCCTTCCGACCGGTGACCGACGGTTTCGCCAATACGACATCGGGAGGCGGCTTTTTCGCCGGAGTGGCCATCGCCATCCTTGCCTATAAGGGCTTTACCACCATCACCAATAGCGGTGACGAGGTGAAGCAGCCGGAGAAGAATGTCGGCCGGGCGATCATGATCTCGCTGGCTATCTGTACGGTCATCTACCTGCTCGTCTGCTATGCCGTCGGCTCAACGCTGACCGTGCCTGAAATCGTTGCGGCCAAGGACTATTCGCTGGCCGAAGCCGCCCGCCCGGCGCTCGGGGACTATGGGCTCTGGTTCACCGTGGCGATTGCCATCATCGCAACCGCCTCGGGGCTGCTGGCCAGCCTGTTCGCCGTGTCGCGCATGCTCGCCATGCTGACCGACATGCACCTCATCCCCCACCGCCATTTCGGTATGCCGGGCACGATCCAGAAACATACGCTGGTCTACACCGTGGTGGCAGCCGGCCTGCTCGCCGCCTTCTTCGATCTCAGCCGGATCGCCTCACTCGGCGCAATTTTCTATCTCGTCATGGACATGATCATCCACTGGGGCGTCTTCCGCCAACTCAGGCAAGATGTCGGAGCCGCGCCAGCGATACTGCTTTGCGCCATTCTGCTTGATGCGCTGGCGCTTTCGGCTTTTCTCATCCTGAAATGGCAGGCGGACCCCTCCATCATCATCATCGCACTCACAGGCATGCTGGCCATTTTTGCCTTCGAACGTTTCTTCCTGCAGCGAATGCGGGAAACCGCAGGCGGGCACCATTCTGGCCGTGGGTAA
- a CDS encoding DUF411 domain-containing protein, translating to MSRILFAGAGGMLVMAAAIVGWMLFSTPAPASAQTVTVHKTPWCGCCTAWIDHLRDNGFDVVVKEEEDLRPVRARLGVPDPLMSCHTGEVDGYAVEGHVPAREIRRLLSERPEADGLSVPGMPQGSPGMETPNPPDRYDVLLFSGDSTRTYATYEGPTRLASPDGQ from the coding sequence ATGTCCAGAATCCTTTTCGCAGGCGCCGGCGGCATGCTGGTCATGGCAGCCGCTATTGTCGGATGGATGCTCTTTTCAACGCCGGCCCCGGCGAGTGCGCAGACAGTGACCGTTCACAAGACGCCTTGGTGCGGCTGCTGCACGGCCTGGATCGATCATCTTCGTGACAATGGCTTCGATGTCGTGGTCAAGGAAGAGGAAGACCTGAGGCCGGTGCGAGCACGCCTGGGCGTTCCGGATCCGCTGATGAGCTGCCATACAGGTGAAGTCGATGGCTATGCGGTCGAAGGTCATGTCCCGGCCCGCGAAATCCGTCGCCTCCTGAGCGAACGGCCCGAGGCGGACGGCCTGTCCGTGCCCGGCATGCCGCAAGGCTCCCCGGGCATGGAAACACCCAATCCGCCGGACCGTTATGACGTGCTTCTATTCTCCGGGGACAGCACCCGGACCTACGCGACTTATGAAGGTCCTACGCGACTGGCTAGTCCGGACGGCCAATGA
- a CDS encoding copper-translocating P-type ATPase gives MSSDHTSPHGHSCHHEHAAPDKPDGAYDNIPEGYSGTVWTCPMHPQVRETSNTGCPICGMALEPETVTAEQDTSELDDMTRRFWVALVFSAPLLVYVMGEMIPGSPLMYWVGPKVSVWMQFALATPVVLWAGLPFFQRGWQSVKRKSLNMFTLIAMGVGVAYVYSLVATIAPGIFPDSFRGHGGNVAVYYEAAAVIVTLVLLGQVLELRARNATSGAIRALLELAPPTARRIAEDGSEEEIDLAHVTAGDRLRVRPGEKVPVDGEVIEGHGTVDESMVTGEPVPVEKSAGDRVTGGTVNGTGSLVMQATHVGEDTLLSQIVQMVAAAQRSRAPIQRLADVVSSIFVPAVIGVAIVTFIVWALFGPDPAMAFAIVNAVAVLIIACPCALGLATPMSIMVGTGKGASNGILIKNAEALETFEKVDTVVVDKTGTLTLGRPELIHVDPADGFDQAKLLGLVAAVERSSEHPLAEAIVRGAEAKDAPRKEANDFESVTGEGAHASVDGKTVAIGNRKMMDRIGGWSDTLGASADQYRAEGQTVMFVAVDGKPAGLVSVADPIKDTTPEAIRRLHAEGLKIVMLTGDNETTARAVADKVGIDAVHADVSPEDKHRIVSELQQAGARVAMCGDGINDAPALAQADVGIAMGTGTDVAMESAGVTLVKGDLIGVAKARELSHATMRNIRQNLFFAFIYNALGVPVAAGVLYPFFGLLLSPMIAAGAMSLSSVSVIGNALRLRTLKL, from the coding sequence ATGTCATCCGACCATACATCCCCCCACGGCCATTCATGCCATCATGAGCATGCCGCGCCGGACAAGCCGGACGGCGCGTACGACAATATCCCGGAGGGCTATTCCGGAACGGTCTGGACCTGTCCGATGCATCCGCAGGTCCGCGAAACCTCCAATACCGGCTGCCCGATCTGCGGCATGGCGCTGGAACCGGAAACGGTCACAGCCGAACAGGATACGAGCGAACTCGATGACATGACGCGCCGCTTCTGGGTGGCGCTCGTCTTTTCGGCGCCGCTGCTCGTCTATGTGATGGGTGAGATGATTCCCGGCAGCCCGCTCATGTACTGGGTCGGCCCGAAAGTGAGCGTCTGGATGCAGTTTGCGCTCGCCACGCCAGTCGTGCTCTGGGCCGGCCTGCCCTTCTTCCAGCGCGGCTGGCAATCGGTGAAGCGCAAGAGCCTCAATATGTTTACGCTGATCGCGATGGGCGTAGGGGTCGCTTATGTCTACTCGCTCGTCGCGACCATCGCGCCGGGCATATTCCCGGATTCCTTCAGGGGGCATGGCGGCAATGTTGCGGTCTATTATGAGGCGGCTGCGGTGATCGTGACGCTGGTCCTGCTTGGCCAGGTGCTGGAGCTGCGCGCCCGGAACGCGACCTCGGGCGCCATCCGCGCGCTGCTAGAGCTTGCCCCGCCGACGGCCCGGCGCATTGCCGAGGATGGCAGTGAGGAAGAGATCGACCTGGCCCATGTGACGGCCGGCGACCGGCTGCGCGTGCGGCCCGGCGAGAAGGTGCCCGTAGATGGTGAGGTGATCGAGGGCCATGGCACTGTCGATGAATCCATGGTGACCGGCGAACCTGTCCCCGTGGAAAAATCAGCGGGCGACCGCGTCACAGGCGGGACCGTCAACGGCACCGGCTCGCTCGTCATGCAGGCGACGCATGTCGGCGAGGACACGCTGCTCTCGCAGATCGTGCAGATGGTCGCGGCCGCGCAGCGCTCGCGTGCGCCGATCCAGCGGCTTGCCGATGTCGTCTCGTCGATCTTCGTGCCGGCGGTGATCGGCGTCGCCATTGTAACCTTCATCGTCTGGGCCTTGTTCGGACCGGATCCGGCGATGGCCTTTGCGATCGTGAATGCCGTCGCCGTGCTGATCATTGCGTGTCCGTGTGCGCTCGGCCTGGCGACGCCGATGTCCATCATGGTCGGCACGGGCAAGGGCGCCTCGAACGGCATCCTGATCAAGAATGCAGAGGCGCTGGAGACCTTCGAGAAGGTCGACACGGTGGTGGTCGACAAGACCGGCACGCTGACGCTTGGCCGTCCGGAGCTGATCCATGTGGATCCGGCAGACGGTTTCGATCAGGCGAAGCTGCTCGGCCTGGTCGCCGCCGTCGAACGCTCGAGCGAACACCCGCTGGCAGAAGCCATTGTGCGCGGGGCCGAAGCGAAGGATGCGCCGCGTAAGGAGGCGAACGACTTTGAGTCGGTCACCGGCGAAGGCGCGCACGCCTCCGTCGATGGCAAGACTGTCGCGATCGGCAATCGGAAGATGATGGACCGTATCGGCGGCTGGTCCGACACGCTCGGCGCAAGCGCCGACCAGTACCGCGCCGAGGGTCAGACCGTCATGTTCGTCGCCGTCGACGGAAAGCCTGCGGGCCTCGTCTCCGTCGCCGACCCGATCAAGGACACGACGCCGGAAGCCATCCGCCGCCTTCACGCCGAGGGCCTCAAGATCGTCATGCTGACGGGCGACAATGAAACCACTGCCCGCGCGGTCGCGGACAAGGTCGGCATCGACGCGGTTCATGCCGACGTCTCGCCCGAGGACAAGCACCGCATTGTGTCGGAACTGCAGCAGGCCGGCGCGCGCGTCGCCATGTGCGGCGACGGCATCAATGACGCCCCCGCGCTTGCCCAGGCCGATGTGGGCATCGCCATGGGGACCGGGACCGACGTCGCCATGGAAAGCGCCGGCGTGACGCTGGTGAAGGGCGACCTGATTGGCGTTGCCAAAGCCCGCGAGCTCAGCCACGCGACGATGAGGAACATTCGCCAGAACCTGTTCTTCGCCTTTATCTACAATGCGCTTGGCGTGCCGGTGGCGGCGGGTGTCCTGTACCCCTTCTTCGGACTGTTGCTCAGTCCTATGATTGCAGCGGGCGCCATGAGCCTCAGCTCTGTTTCCGTAATCGGAAACGCGCTGCGCCTGAGAACACTGAAACTTTGA
- a CDS encoding isoprenylcysteine carboxylmethyltransferase family protein — MNLRIPPVLQLAAFGLAAWAAAKLLPGLSFRIGMVGTVAVVMLATIGAAILLASLGAFRKAATTVNPIHPEAASTLVTGGLYRYTRNPMYLGFAILLTAAAFSFQNYAAALMPALFIISMTILQIKPEERALHARFGPAYEVYRDQTPRWL, encoded by the coding sequence TTGAACCTTCGCATCCCGCCGGTCCTGCAACTTGCGGCTTTCGGCCTGGCCGCGTGGGCTGCAGCAAAGCTGTTACCCGGTCTGTCTTTCCGGATCGGAATGGTAGGCACTGTTGCCGTTGTAATGCTTGCGACCATTGGCGCAGCGATCCTGCTTGCGTCCCTTGGCGCATTCCGCAAGGCAGCAACAACTGTGAACCCCATCCATCCAGAGGCCGCATCGACTTTGGTTACCGGCGGGCTCTACCGCTACACCCGCAATCCAATGTATCTCGGCTTTGCAATACTACTTACTGCGGCCGCGTTTTCCTTCCAGAACTATGCCGCGGCGTTGATGCCGGCGCTGTTCATCATCTCCATGACAATCCTGCAGATAAAGCCTGAAGAGCGGGCTCTCCATGCGCGGTTCGGTCCAGCGTACGAAGTCTATCGCGATCAGACCCCTCGGTGGCTGTAA